Proteins found in one Candidatus Hydrogenedentota bacterium genomic segment:
- a CDS encoding phosphotransferase yields MTASEQVENQQPQVQGREALARVIREFYDVGFVELPVPVPLAHQRRHRKLMVTTGAGKFLIKTYKRDPYVLDALRFQHRLSQHLDDNGLPVARILASRNGKKIVEGDDWALELQEFVDGTPMEVTSETLAISAHALGQMHNACRDFPRPERDARMWRFSEVPRTLFAQLFEMAKATGKEDKVTEECNQIALFLRDAAQELSFEARNRFETGLIHGDWHGGNLIFKEGRLQAIVDLEFAGDGCFLEDLAYGVSNLCVRTTMKPERLAKRTDIMLTNYQKHRNISPYEQVALYYAVGVKHVATVSYQALQTNGVVAGYSARSWMERLANQCKWLSERAHGVRWG; encoded by the coding sequence GTGACGGCATCCGAGCAGGTAGAGAATCAGCAACCGCAAGTGCAGGGGCGTGAAGCACTGGCCCGGGTGATTCGCGAATTCTACGATGTGGGTTTCGTTGAGTTGCCTGTGCCGGTGCCGCTGGCGCACCAGCGCCGCCATCGAAAGCTTATGGTGACGACCGGCGCGGGCAAGTTCCTGATCAAGACATACAAACGGGACCCTTACGTATTGGATGCCCTGCGTTTTCAGCACCGGTTATCGCAACATCTCGATGATAACGGGCTGCCTGTAGCGCGCATCCTGGCGTCGCGGAATGGCAAGAAGATCGTGGAAGGCGACGATTGGGCGTTGGAACTGCAGGAGTTCGTCGATGGCACACCTATGGAGGTGACTTCCGAGACGCTGGCTATATCGGCGCATGCCCTCGGGCAGATGCACAACGCATGCCGCGATTTTCCGCGACCGGAACGGGATGCCCGGATGTGGCGGTTCAGCGAGGTGCCCCGAACGCTGTTCGCGCAGCTCTTCGAAATGGCCAAAGCCACGGGCAAAGAAGACAAAGTTACCGAGGAGTGCAATCAAATCGCCCTGTTTCTGCGCGACGCCGCCCAGGAATTGAGTTTCGAAGCGCGGAACCGGTTTGAAACAGGGCTCATTCACGGCGACTGGCACGGAGGCAATCTGATATTCAAGGAAGGACGGCTGCAGGCAATCGTGGACCTGGAGTTCGCGGGCGACGGATGCTTTCTGGAAGACCTGGCATACGGCGTCTCGAACCTGTGCGTCCGCACGACCATGAAACCCGAACGTCTGGCCAAGCGCACCGATATCATGCTCACCAATTACCAGAAGCACCGGAATATCTCGCCGTATGAACAAGTGGCCCTGTATTACGCAGTGGGCGTGAAACACGTAGCGACGGTTTCGTATCAGGCGCTGCAGACCAACGGCGTGGTGGCGGGTTACTCGGCGCGGTCGTGGATGGAGCGCCTGGCCAACCAATGCAAGTGGCTTTCCGAGCGGGCGCACGGCGTCCGGTGGGGATAG
- a CDS encoding glycerophosphodiester phosphodiesterase family protein: MRISAMLALCVVAFTAFAGADSAKPVLPPPRHGGVYVVAHRGAHEGIPENSLPAYQKAIELGVDFVEVDARETKDGHFVSVHNSTIDSYAEGAKGRVADFSLAELKAFDIGARVGPDWVGTRIPTLNEILALCKGKMGIYMDFKEGSWEALLKLVKDYGMERHVLWYAPPWKLEKIREACPECIIMPDPGPETNLQQVLDDLRPRIVASVWKHHSETFVKRCHEAGAIVIADESDPSCWEQAFAWNTDGIQTDHPEKLVTLLKERDKQKENAQPGTGGSEQSGPREK, from the coding sequence ATGCGGATAAGCGCGATGCTTGCCTTGTGTGTCGTGGCCTTTACTGCCTTCGCAGGGGCGGACTCCGCCAAACCCGTCCTCCCCCCGCCCCGTCACGGCGGGGTGTACGTAGTCGCGCACCGCGGGGCGCATGAAGGCATTCCCGAAAACTCGCTGCCCGCCTACCAGAAAGCCATCGAGCTCGGCGTCGATTTCGTCGAGGTTGACGCACGGGAAACCAAAGACGGGCATTTCGTCAGCGTGCACAACAGCACTATCGATTCTTACGCCGAGGGAGCCAAAGGCCGCGTGGCCGATTTCAGCCTGGCCGAATTGAAGGCGTTCGACATCGGCGCGCGGGTGGGCCCCGATTGGGTGGGCACGCGCATCCCCACGCTCAACGAGATCCTCGCGCTGTGCAAAGGCAAAATGGGCATCTACATGGACTTCAAAGAGGGTTCCTGGGAAGCCCTGTTGAAGCTGGTCAAAGATTACGGCATGGAACGCCACGTGTTATGGTACGCGCCGCCGTGGAAGCTCGAGAAAATCCGCGAGGCCTGCCCTGAGTGTATCATTATGCCCGACCCGGGACCCGAAACGAACCTCCAGCAGGTTCTCGACGACCTTCGCCCGAGAATTGTTGCCTCGGTCTGGAAGCACCATTCGGAGACCTTCGTGAAGCGCTGTCACGAGGCGGGCGCCATCGTAATCGCCGATGAGAGTGACCCGTCCTGCTGGGAACAGGCTTTCGCGTGGAATACAGACGGCATCCAGACAGACCATCCGGAAAAGCTCGTAACGCTGTTGAAAGAGCGCGACAAACAGAAAGAGAACGCGCAGCCGGGAACAGGCGGTTCGGAACAATCCGGGCCGCGAGAAAAGTGA
- a CDS encoding HAD hydrolase family protein, giving the protein MSVKWIITDLDGCVSPEESIPWDLDLFFEFARLSRAASAGESSLAPLTLCTGRPQPYAEVLMKLLDIRAPVICENGAVLYSLHDNWARVGPGVTPEKIQGLRAVRNFIETELLRSHPEAVMQFGKEAQLSVFSKEPAILREMQPRVEQFARKHGPDLIINCSHYYLNISLAGVDKGSTLRALLEELGVSRGEVAGVGDTVGDLPLREAVGFFACPANAHAEIKAVADYVSPEPTIAGLLDILALPQMQRV; this is encoded by the coding sequence ATGTCCGTTAAGTGGATCATCACCGATTTGGACGGGTGCGTCAGCCCCGAGGAGTCCATCCCATGGGATCTGGACCTGTTCTTCGAATTTGCGCGGCTGTCACGGGCCGCGTCAGCAGGCGAGAGCAGTCTGGCGCCCCTGACCCTCTGCACAGGGCGTCCCCAGCCCTACGCAGAGGTGTTGATGAAACTCCTTGATATCCGCGCACCGGTGATTTGCGAGAACGGGGCGGTATTGTATTCGCTTCACGACAACTGGGCGCGGGTCGGTCCCGGCGTGACGCCCGAGAAAATCCAGGGTCTGCGCGCCGTCCGCAATTTCATCGAAACCGAACTCTTGCGGTCACATCCCGAAGCAGTAATGCAATTCGGCAAGGAAGCCCAGCTGTCGGTGTTTTCGAAGGAGCCCGCAATCCTGCGCGAGATGCAGCCGCGTGTCGAGCAATTTGCGCGCAAGCATGGCCCCGACCTGATCATTAACTGTTCCCACTATTACCTGAACATTTCGCTGGCGGGCGTCGACAAAGGAAGCACGTTGCGGGCCCTTCTCGAAGAGCTGGGCGTGAGCCGGGGCGAGGTCGCCGGGGTTGGCGACACCGTGGGCGATCTGCCCCTCCGCGAAGCGGTAGGCTTCTTCGCATGTCCCGCGAACGCACATGCGGAAATCAAGGCCGTTGCGGACTACGTTTCCCCCGAGCCGACCATTGCGGGTCTGCTTGATATTCTCGCGCTGCCGCAGATGCAGCGCGTCTGA
- a CDS encoding RNA-binding protein: MNIYVGNLSYTTTDDQLRQAFEPYGTVSAARVVFDRVENRSRGFGFVEMPNGSEAKAAIEAMNGADMQGRALKVNEARPKEDRRSRY; this comes from the coding sequence ATGAACATCTATGTGGGAAATCTGTCGTACACGACAACCGATGACCAACTGCGCCAGGCCTTCGAGCCGTATGGCACCGTGAGCGCGGCACGGGTGGTTTTCGACCGCGTCGAAAACCGCTCCCGCGGATTCGGGTTCGTCGAGATGCCGAATGGCAGCGAAGCCAAAGCCGCCATCGAAGCCATGAACGGCGCCGATATGCAGGGACGCGCCCTGAAAGTCAACGAAGCGCGTCCGAAAGAAGACCGCCGTTCCCGCTACTAA
- a CDS encoding GNAT family N-acetyltransferase, whose translation MKVEDDIAGHAALIRPTVALETAFLEAAWEYRNVEEELDPGFPVYWTSPFDAYVGQLEALVSGKHMPVSMVPADTFWLVSPEMRFLGMSRLRHRLTRQLRIEGGHIGYTIRPSERRKGYGTRLCALTVEEARKTGRFKRLLITCDTNNTGSARIIEKNGGVLENYVVSPRGGYQVSRYWVTL comes from the coding sequence ATGAAGGTTGAAGACGATATTGCCGGCCACGCGGCGCTGATACGGCCTACGGTTGCGTTGGAAACGGCTTTTCTCGAAGCCGCGTGGGAATATCGCAACGTGGAGGAAGAACTTGACCCGGGGTTTCCGGTCTATTGGACGTCGCCGTTCGACGCATACGTGGGGCAGCTCGAGGCTCTGGTTAGCGGGAAGCACATGCCCGTTTCGATGGTTCCGGCGGACACATTCTGGCTGGTGAGTCCCGAGATGCGGTTTCTCGGGATGAGCCGTTTACGCCACCGGCTGACCCGGCAGCTTCGTATCGAAGGAGGCCACATTGGCTACACTATCCGGCCTTCGGAGCGGCGCAAAGGTTACGGCACCCGATTGTGCGCCCTCACGGTTGAGGAAGCTCGCAAAACCGGGCGTTTCAAGCGCCTTCTCATCACGTGCGATACCAACAATACCGGTTCGGCCCGCATCATCGAGAAGAACGGCGGGGTGTTGGAGAATTACGTTGTGTCGCCCCGGGGAGGCTACCAGGTCTCGAGGTACTGGGTGACCTTGTAG
- a CDS encoding sulfatase-like hydrolase/transferase: MKHDIRKHVESRRAFIQSVGLAAAAAGCVGARRVEAQTAAVHEGTAETGGQPNILFIFTDQQRWDTVSAYGDNMGRALDLSPNLDAMAAEGVLFENAFSCQPVCGPTRACLQTGLFATETGCWRNGIALPLDAVTLPRLLRPAGYEAGYIGKWHLASTPPKTVHHDKPVPPEYRGGYEDYWLASDVLEYTSHSYDGHMFDRDGKSVEFPKNRYRVDAVTDFAVDYLRSRKRDKPFFLFLSYIEPHHQNDHKHFEGPAGSKEKYREYPVPGDLEGVDGDWKEELPDYLGCCGSLDGAVGRLRGELQALGVAGNTLVIYTSDHACHFRTRNSEYKRSCHESSIHVPMIMCGPGFMGGKRVRELVSLIDVPPTVVTAGGAEPPAQMQGHALQPLVAGTARDWQDDVFVQISESQTGRAIRTNRWKYAVRAPGKYDNQTGGSSDLYAEDFLYDLEADSHECTNLVREPAFAGVREEMKGRLLKRMAQAHEKTPEIAPAPIAR; the protein is encoded by the coding sequence ATGAAACACGACATTCGGAAGCATGTAGAATCTCGGCGCGCATTCATTCAGAGCGTTGGGCTCGCGGCCGCGGCGGCAGGATGCGTGGGCGCGCGGCGTGTCGAGGCTCAAACGGCCGCCGTGCATGAGGGCACCGCAGAAACCGGCGGACAGCCCAATATCCTGTTCATTTTCACTGATCAGCAGCGCTGGGATACCGTGTCGGCGTACGGCGACAATATGGGTCGCGCACTAGACCTTTCGCCGAACCTGGACGCGATGGCGGCCGAGGGCGTGCTGTTCGAGAATGCTTTTTCGTGCCAGCCGGTATGCGGACCCACGCGGGCGTGTCTGCAAACGGGGCTATTTGCCACCGAGACAGGGTGCTGGCGCAACGGCATTGCGCTGCCTCTGGATGCCGTGACCTTGCCCCGGCTGCTGCGTCCGGCGGGTTACGAGGCCGGATACATTGGCAAGTGGCATCTTGCGTCCACTCCGCCGAAAACCGTCCATCACGACAAGCCCGTTCCGCCCGAGTATCGGGGGGGATACGAGGACTACTGGCTGGCCTCGGATGTGCTCGAGTACACCTCGCACAGCTACGATGGGCACATGTTTGACCGAGACGGGAAGAGTGTTGAGTTTCCGAAGAACCGCTACCGGGTCGACGCGGTGACGGATTTCGCGGTCGACTACCTGCGGAGCCGGAAGAGAGACAAACCCTTCTTTCTATTTCTCTCGTATATCGAGCCGCACCATCAGAACGACCACAAGCATTTCGAGGGGCCTGCGGGGTCGAAGGAGAAATACAGGGAGTACCCCGTTCCGGGCGACCTCGAGGGAGTCGATGGCGACTGGAAAGAGGAGCTTCCCGATTACCTGGGGTGCTGCGGGAGTCTCGACGGCGCGGTGGGCCGGTTGCGCGGCGAACTGCAGGCCCTGGGCGTCGCCGGGAACACGCTCGTCATCTACACGAGCGACCACGCGTGTCATTTTCGTACCAGGAACAGCGAGTACAAGAGGTCGTGCCACGAAAGTTCGATACATGTGCCGATGATTATGTGCGGCCCGGGGTTCATGGGCGGCAAACGCGTGCGGGAGCTCGTCAGCCTCATCGATGTGCCGCCCACGGTTGTAACGGCCGGGGGCGCCGAACCGCCCGCTCAGATGCAGGGGCATGCGCTCCAGCCGCTGGTAGCGGGAACTGCCAGGGACTGGCAGGACGACGTATTTGTTCAGATCAGCGAGAGCCAGACCGGCCGGGCCATCCGTACAAACCGCTGGAAGTACGCGGTGCGGGCGCCGGGCAAGTATGACAACCAGACCGGCGGGTCATCGGACCTGTACGCGGAGGATTTCCTCTACGATCTCGAGGCGGACTCTCATGAGTGCACCAATCTGGTTCGCGAGCCTGCTTTCGCCGGTGTGCGCGAAGAAATGAAGGGGCGTCTGTTGAAGCGTATGGCCCAGGCCCATGAAAAGACTCCCGAGATCGCGCCCGCCCCAATCGCCAGATAG
- a CDS encoding uroporphyrinogen decarboxylase family protein: protein MTLTGAERIANILRRKPVDRIGLFEHFWGDTQKKWTREGHLKEGESLADHFDFDIETGGWFNMTADLDFEPVVVEETQDTILTRDGNGALLRRHKHHDATPEHVDFLVKDRTGWEAHIKPLLKPDVRRTDFTAYREAKRHAAEKQRFFCWGGTNVFELMHPVCGHQYMLMGMAVDPDWVKDMVGTFADLVIAMMEILFGAEGWPDGVWFYEDMGFKGRPFMSADMYREIIQPGHKKTIDFIKSRGVPVIMHSCGYVEPLVPGMIEAGIDCLQVIEVKAGMDLVKLYRDFGDRLSFMGGMDVRVLYANDTSRIDAELRAKIPVVKANYGYVLHSDHSIPDQVEYDSYRYFTRKGLELGSYNGS from the coding sequence ATGACATTGACGGGCGCTGAACGTATCGCCAATATCCTCCGGCGGAAACCGGTGGACCGCATCGGCCTTTTCGAGCATTTCTGGGGAGATACACAGAAGAAGTGGACCCGCGAAGGCCATTTGAAGGAGGGCGAATCCCTCGCCGACCATTTTGATTTCGACATTGAAACCGGCGGCTGGTTCAATATGACCGCTGACTTGGATTTCGAGCCTGTTGTGGTGGAGGAGACCCAGGACACGATTCTCACGCGCGACGGCAACGGGGCGCTGTTGCGCCGCCACAAACACCACGACGCCACTCCCGAACACGTCGATTTTCTGGTTAAAGATCGTACCGGCTGGGAGGCACATATCAAACCGTTGTTGAAACCGGACGTGCGGCGCACCGATTTTACCGCGTATCGCGAGGCCAAACGCCACGCCGCTGAGAAACAACGCTTCTTCTGCTGGGGCGGTACCAATGTGTTCGAACTCATGCATCCCGTGTGCGGACATCAATACATGCTCATGGGCATGGCGGTAGACCCCGACTGGGTGAAAGACATGGTCGGGACGTTCGCGGACCTGGTCATCGCCATGATGGAAATACTCTTCGGTGCGGAGGGCTGGCCCGATGGCGTCTGGTTTTACGAGGACATGGGGTTCAAGGGACGGCCATTTATGTCGGCGGACATGTACCGCGAAATCATTCAGCCCGGGCATAAGAAGACCATTGATTTCATCAAGAGCCGGGGCGTGCCGGTCATCATGCACTCCTGCGGATATGTCGAGCCGCTGGTGCCGGGAATGATCGAAGCGGGCATCGATTGCCTGCAAGTCATTGAAGTCAAGGCGGGCATGGACCTTGTCAAGCTTTACAGGGATTTCGGCGATCGGTTATCCTTCATGGGGGGGATGGATGTTCGCGTTCTCTACGCGAACGACACGTCCCGGATCGATGCGGAATTGCGCGCGAAGATCCCCGTGGTAAAAGCCAACTACGGCTACGTGCTCCATTCGGATCACTCGATCCCGGATCAGGTGGAGTACGACAGTTATCGGTATTTCACCCGGAAGGGTTTGGAGCTGGGCTCCTACAACGGCAGTTAA
- a CDS encoding cobalamin-dependent protein (Presence of a B(12) (cobalamin)-binding domain implies dependence on cobalamin itself, in one of its several forms, or in some unusual lineages, dependence on a cobalamin-like analog.), which produces MSEELLQQLAVCVERGKVNQASPYPPDMKGKDGADELAKKALEQGISPNDVLEKALIVGMGNIGKKFSANQVFVPDVLMAAKAMSAAMAHLKPFLDSGQVKTKGTFVIGTVQGDLHDIGKNLVCMVMEGGGWKVVDLGVDVSPEKFLAAVKENPGAAVGLSALLTTTMVNMEKTVKLVKDQVPGTTVVVGGAPLTQEFANKIGADAYSPDPQGALDYLNINVAA; this is translated from the coding sequence ATGTCCGAGGAACTGTTGCAACAACTGGCTGTTTGCGTCGAGCGCGGCAAAGTCAATCAGGCCTCGCCGTATCCACCCGACATGAAGGGCAAGGACGGCGCGGACGAGTTGGCGAAGAAAGCCCTTGAACAAGGCATTTCGCCGAACGATGTGCTTGAGAAAGCCCTGATTGTAGGCATGGGCAACATCGGCAAGAAATTCAGCGCAAATCAGGTGTTCGTGCCGGACGTGCTCATGGCTGCCAAGGCAATGAGTGCCGCGATGGCCCACCTGAAACCGTTCCTGGATTCCGGTCAAGTCAAGACCAAGGGCACCTTTGTAATCGGTACGGTCCAGGGCGACCTGCACGACATCGGCAAGAACCTGGTCTGCATGGTCATGGAGGGGGGCGGCTGGAAGGTGGTCGATCTCGGCGTGGATGTGTCTCCCGAGAAGTTCCTGGCGGCCGTCAAGGAGAATCCGGGCGCGGCCGTGGGGCTCAGCGCCTTGCTCACCACGACAATGGTCAACATGGAAAAGACCGTGAAACTCGTAAAGGACCAGGTGCCGGGTACCACGGTCGTCGTTGGCGGCGCGCCGCTCACACAGGAATTCGCCAACAAGATCGGGGCGGACGCCTATTCGCCCGATCCTCAGGGCGCGTTGGATTATCTCAATATCAACGTCGCCGCATAG
- a CDS encoding NPCBM/NEW2 domain-containing protein, with product MHYTTCIRYVLLAVLVPAASGAAPGADVSPQPAGTEVVYVSDIWSELEPDHAQAWGALGLNTATKPPDGRQPSVLKVGEQTYEKGLGTHAAAATEIVLRSDFIRFEAEAGIQRQGGGRGSVVFEVYVDGEKRASVGPLSDDAPPQPISVDVKGGRVLRLVTLDGGDGIGCDVANWLNARFVLDPNTPDVGEPAVTLMGQSAPPPSAGVCGFSLLAPDTAGPQLASFGEDGLAACVREGEAAELAVPVFNVPQGACVQAEISAEGEGGARVVVALGGSRAEHELNGGASAHVSVGAQAGNESLLTLNFAGTAGESLVRVEHVRLSFGGTDYPLRVMPSPPREQAAPPRVLPALRPGMETALVEWDWRLQDGIGAEREAAGYAVAIERLLQRGGALLEDLSGAGASLASETAQWQELKHQFEALASAGTPEDDRRWETLWRQAHRLRRGIVFANPLADVGPLLFVKHVPSYFSHQLTQYYGRCARGGGGVYVLDAPGKSMDCRELVSRQLPLGSYMHPEIVYDASRILFAYCEVPFDPYDSIREQCYDRYYHLYEVRPDGTGLRQITEGPYDDFSPRELPDGHLMFISTRRGGYHRCGRGPCHVYTLALAQGDGSNPRTVSYHETQEWDPAVLADGRVIYTRWDYVDRNAVHYQQLWSVRPDGTGPAIYYGNNTFNPVGVWEAWQVPDSPYVMATAAAHHAMTAGSIILLDTTRGVDGLEPITRLTPDAPFPESETRVLPTNWHAPGSPKEYETPEEARRWPGHCYRSPYPLSERYFLAAYSFDPLIGEPAGNNPNMFGLYIVDAFGNKELIYRDLNISSQWPVPLRPRSRPPVIPSTCDAQLGNEGTFFLQDVYAGDPRLPEGAVTRLRIVQVLPKTTPHANQPAVGFANASPGKQVLGTVPVEADGSAYFRAPAGIPLAFQALDEMGRAVQIMRSITYLQPGEKASCAGCHENRLTAPAEVSKRLAMRRPPSQIQPGPDGSNPLSYPLLVQPVLDKHCVACHGGEKPAGPEGQPIVLTGEPDGLYSKSYNILAKRIPFSSWAGLEENGEPLTQPCRFGARGSQLMNMILKGHHEVKLDGEEMDRLVTWMDANALFYGTFDPEDQQRQLRGERIEGPALQ from the coding sequence ATGCATTACACCACTTGCATTCGTTACGTCTTGCTCGCGGTCCTTGTGCCGGCCGCTTCGGGGGCCGCGCCAGGGGCGGATGTTTCTCCACAGCCGGCCGGAACGGAAGTCGTCTACGTGAGCGACATCTGGAGCGAGCTGGAGCCGGACCATGCGCAAGCTTGGGGCGCCCTTGGGCTCAACACCGCGACAAAACCGCCGGATGGCCGCCAACCATCGGTGCTAAAAGTGGGCGAGCAGACGTATGAGAAGGGGCTGGGCACGCATGCTGCCGCCGCGACTGAGATTGTGTTGCGGAGCGATTTCATCAGGTTTGAGGCGGAAGCCGGCATCCAACGCCAGGGCGGCGGGCGGGGCAGCGTTGTGTTTGAGGTGTACGTGGACGGCGAGAAGCGCGCCTCCGTCGGGCCGCTCAGCGACGATGCCCCGCCACAGCCCATCTCAGTGGACGTGAAGGGCGGGCGCGTGTTGCGTCTGGTCACGCTTGACGGCGGAGACGGTATCGGCTGCGACGTGGCCAACTGGCTCAATGCCCGCTTTGTGCTCGATCCGAACACGCCGGACGTCGGCGAGCCGGCCGTGACGCTCATGGGACAGAGTGCCCCGCCTCCCAGTGCGGGCGTGTGCGGATTCTCATTACTCGCCCCGGATACTGCTGGCCCGCAACTTGCCTCGTTTGGCGAGGACGGTTTGGCCGCGTGCGTTCGCGAGGGCGAGGCCGCCGAGCTGGCCGTACCGGTTTTCAATGTTCCTCAGGGCGCTTGTGTGCAAGCGGAGATTTCGGCGGAGGGAGAGGGCGGCGCGCGCGTTGTTGTGGCCCTGGGGGGGAGTAGAGCCGAGCACGAACTCAACGGCGGCGCTTCCGCGCATGTTTCCGTCGGCGCACAGGCCGGGAACGAATCCCTTCTTACCCTGAATTTCGCCGGGACGGCCGGGGAGAGTCTGGTGCGCGTTGAGCACGTGCGTCTTTCGTTCGGCGGTACGGACTACCCGTTGCGCGTCATGCCTTCTCCGCCCCGCGAGCAAGCGGCCCCGCCGCGTGTTCTGCCTGCCCTTCGGCCGGGAATGGAGACCGCGCTTGTCGAATGGGACTGGCGTCTCCAGGACGGGATAGGCGCCGAGCGCGAGGCTGCCGGTTATGCTGTGGCTATCGAGCGCCTGCTTCAACGGGGCGGCGCCCTTCTCGAAGACCTCAGCGGCGCGGGCGCGTCGCTGGCCTCCGAGACGGCGCAATGGCAGGAACTGAAGCACCAATTCGAGGCGCTTGCCAGCGCAGGGACTCCCGAGGACGATCGCCGGTGGGAAACGCTGTGGCGCCAGGCGCACCGTCTTCGCCGCGGCATCGTCTTCGCCAATCCTCTGGCCGATGTCGGCCCCCTCCTGTTCGTGAAACACGTGCCCTCGTATTTCAGCCACCAGTTGACGCAGTACTACGGCCGGTGCGCGCGGGGCGGCGGCGGCGTGTACGTGTTGGATGCGCCGGGCAAGTCGATGGACTGCCGCGAATTGGTGTCGCGCCAGTTGCCGTTGGGGAGCTATATGCATCCCGAGATCGTGTATGACGCCAGCCGCATCCTTTTCGCGTATTGTGAGGTGCCTTTCGACCCCTACGACAGTATCCGCGAACAGTGTTACGACCGTTACTATCACCTGTACGAGGTGCGCCCCGACGGGACGGGGTTGCGTCAGATCACCGAGGGCCCCTACGACGATTTTTCGCCGCGTGAGCTGCCGGACGGCCACCTGATGTTCATCTCGACCCGCCGCGGCGGGTACCACCGGTGCGGACGGGGTCCGTGCCACGTGTATACCCTTGCTCTCGCCCAAGGGGACGGCTCAAACCCGCGCACCGTCTCGTATCACGAAACTCAGGAGTGGGATCCTGCGGTCCTGGCCGATGGACGTGTCATCTATACCCGGTGGGACTACGTGGACCGCAACGCGGTTCACTACCAGCAGCTCTGGTCGGTGCGCCCGGACGGTACCGGCCCGGCCATTTATTACGGCAACAACACGTTCAACCCGGTAGGCGTGTGGGAAGCGTGGCAGGTGCCTGATTCGCCATATGTCATGGCCACGGCCGCCGCGCACCATGCCATGACCGCCGGCTCCATCATTCTGCTTGATACGACACGCGGAGTAGATGGTCTCGAACCCATCACACGGCTCACGCCCGATGCGCCGTTCCCCGAAAGCGAAACTCGTGTGCTTCCCACTAACTGGCACGCTCCGGGGAGTCCGAAAGAATACGAGACGCCCGAGGAGGCGCGCCGCTGGCCAGGCCACTGTTACCGCAGCCCCTACCCCCTTTCTGAGAGGTACTTCCTGGCCGCGTACAGTTTCGACCCGCTCATCGGCGAACCCGCCGGCAACAATCCCAACATGTTTGGCCTGTATATCGTCGATGCCTTCGGAAACAAGGAACTGATCTACCGCGACCTCAACATCTCGAGTCAATGGCCTGTGCCCTTGCGGCCGCGGTCTCGCCCTCCAGTTATCCCGTCCACATGCGATGCGCAGTTGGGCAACGAAGGCACGTTCTTCCTTCAGGACGTGTACGCGGGCGACCCGCGCCTTCCGGAGGGAGCCGTCACGCGCTTGCGCATCGTCCAGGTCCTGCCCAAGACCACGCCTCACGCGAATCAGCCCGCCGTGGGATTCGCCAATGCCTCGCCGGGAAAGCAAGTCCTGGGCACTGTGCCAGTGGAAGCGGATGGGTCCGCGTATTTTCGCGCGCCGGCGGGCATCCCCCTGGCGTTCCAGGCCCTTGACGAGATGGGCCGCGCCGTGCAGATCATGCGGAGCATCACCTATCTTCAGCCAGGGGAAAAGGCATCGTGCGCCGGGTGCCACGAGAACCGGCTGACGGCTCCGGCCGAGGTCTCGAAGCGCCTCGCGATGCGCCGGCCCCCGTCTCAGATCCAGCCGGGACCCGATGGCTCGAATCCACTGAGTTACCCGCTGCTTGTTCAGCCAGTCCTCGACAAACACTGCGTGGCTTGCCACGGCGGAGAAAAGCCAGCAGGCCCCGAAGGGCAGCCCATCGTCCTGACTGGCGAGCCCGACGGGCTCTACAGCAAGTCGTATAACATCCTTGCCAAACGCATACCGTTTTCGTCGTGGGCGGGTTTGGAGGAAAATGGAGAACCTCTCACGCAACCCTGCCGGTTCGGCGCGCGGGGCAGTCAGTTGATGAACATGATTCTCAAGGGCCATCACGAGGTGAAGCTGGACGGTGAAGAGATGGACCGTCTCGTCACGTGGATGGACGCCAACGCCCTGTTCTACGGAACGTTCGACCCGGAGGATCAGCAACGCCAGCTCCGCGGCGAGCGGATCGAGGGACCGGCGCTGCAGTAG